In Gossypium arboreum isolate Shixiya-1 chromosome 6, ASM2569848v2, whole genome shotgun sequence, the following are encoded in one genomic region:
- the LOC108474367 gene encoding uncharacterized protein LOC108474367: protein MLCFRANPPTLFLLFLLSLFLFRPEVVSEASIFPTSHIQGYHKSLVSGEKEQGEVLPWRKIERRNLVEGNEGANNSSLILAEKRTQRKDPLNDFKKYTGGWNISNQHYWASVGFTAAPFFVIAGIWFVLFALCLFVICIRHCCCQLDSYGYSRIAYALSLIFLILFTIAAIVGCIVLYIGQGKFHASTTNTLDYAVHKADVTAENLRNVSDYLSAAKTISVDSTILSPDIQKSIDDVDKKINASASTLSTQTGDNKDRIQHGLDRVRLALVIVAAVMLFLAFLGFLFSILGLQFLVYTLVIFGWILVAGTFILCGVFNLLHNVAGDACVAMDQWVQNPTAHTALDDILPCVDNATAQETLLQTKNVTHQLVTVVNGIINTVANRNFPPQLAPLYYNQSGPLVPVLCNPFHSNLSERMCASGEVSLYNSSEVWKKYTCNISTPSGICTTPGRLTPQFYSQMSAAVNISYGLYRYGPFLVNLQDCTFVRDTFTDISHDHCPGLRRYSQWIYIGLVIVSAAVMLSLMFWVIYARERRHRVYTKQHDARVEGVNKSH, encoded by the exons ATGTTATGTTTCAGAGCAAACCCTCCTACattgtttcttctttttcttctctctttGTTTCTTTTCCGACCTGAAGTAGTTTCTGAAGCCTCAATTTTCCCAACTTCACACATCCAAG GGTATCATAAAAGCTTAGTTTCTGGGGAGAAAGAGCAGGGTGAAGTGTTGCCATGGAGGAAGATAGAAAGGAGGAACCTTGTAGAGGGAAATGAAGGAGCCAACAACTCTTCTTTGATTTTGGCTGAAAAGAGGACACAGAGGAAAGACCCTCTTAATGATTTTAAGAAGTACACTGGTGGCTGGAACATCAGCAATCAGCACTATTGGGCT TCTGTGGGTTTTACAGCGGCTCCATTCTTTGTCATTGCTGGAATATGGTTTGTGTTATTCGCGCTATGCTTGTTCGTCATATGCATCCGTCATTGTTGTTGTCAACTAGATTCTTATGGCTACTCTCGAATAGCTTATGCTCTATCTCTTATTTTCCTCATACTCTTCACCATTGCTGCAAT TGTCGGCTGTATTGTGCTGTACATCGGTCAAGGAAAATTTCATGCCAGTACAACGAACACACTGGATTATGCTGTTCATAAGGCAGATGTTACGGCAGAAAACCTTAGGAATGTGTCGGATTATCTTTCTGCAGCTAAAACAATTAGTGTAGATTCAACTATTCTATCACCTGATATCCAAAAAAGCATTGATGATGTTGACAAAAAAATCAACGCTTCTGCTTCAACACTTTCCACTCAAACAGGTGATAATAAAGACAGAattcaacacggcttggaccgcGT GAGATTGGCTCTTGTCATTGTCGCAGCTGTGATGCTTTTTTTGGCATTTCTTGGATTCT TATTCTCCATTCTTGGATTGCAGTTTCTGGTCTACAC GCTGGTGATCTTTGGGTGGATTCTTGTTGCCGGCACATTTATTTTATGTGGTGTATTTAATCTCCTCCACAA TGTTGCAGGAGATGCATGTGTTGCCATGGACCAGTGGGTCCAGAATCCCACTGCACATACTGCGCTAGATGACATTCTGCCATGTGTGGACAATGCAACGGCCCAAGAGACCTTGTTACAAACCAAGAATGTCACTCACCAACTTGTAACTGTcgtgaatggcatcatcaataCTGTTGCCAACCGTAATTTCCCACCACAATTGGCACCTTTATATTACAATCAATCCGGTCCATTGGTGCCTGTTCTCTGCAATCCATTCCATTCAAATCTCTCGGAGCGTATGTGTGCATCTGGTGAAGTTAGCTTGTACAATTCTTCGGAG GTTTGGAAGAAATATACCTGTAACATATCTACACCTTCCGGGATTTGTACTACACCTGGGCGGCTGACCCCTCAATTCTATAGTCAGATGTCAGCTGCGGTGAATATTAGTTATGGTCTATATCGCTACGGTCCATTCCTGGTTAATTTGCAAGACTGCACTTTCGTGCGCGATACATTCACAGATATCAGTCATGATCATTGCCCAGGTCTGCGCCGCTATAGTCAATGGATCTACATCGGATTAGTAATTGTATCTGCAGCTGTGATGCTGTCATTGATGTTTTGGGTGATTTATGCAAGAGAGAGAAGGCATCGCGTTTATACTAAACAGCACGATGCTAGAGTGGAAGGCGTAAACAAGAGTCACTAG